From a single Parambassis ranga chromosome 2, fParRan2.1, whole genome shotgun sequence genomic region:
- the LOC114432599 gene encoding NXPE family member 3-like isoform X2: MKVRTFKSLNITYLPKYATIFVFLAVFALIFMLTHKGILELCGTCRAHAERLPVPAQGRPKKSGGDVIVARLHSSTLGAGVAGQVVDHLNGSYTAVFSLLWEGRAQVEVTLVHPSEAVTVLHRLTREQPDRIFFQSVFRSGSVTETTTCNVCLRPTQQPVCNYTDPYTGEPWFCYKPKRLSCDARVYHAKGDFKQNLQAGEEKLFQSGVNMKVFIPASGGDSVTVMPKQKGQTAVKSSTAKSEPSGYYYQGAWQSHGRSTVHQFNTSSAITQCLNGKKVLLYGDSTIRQWFEHLNKELPDLKEFNLHNHKQVGPLMALDYANNILVTYRCHGPPLRFAKVPTSELHYIANELDSVIGGSNTVVVLGIWSHFSTFPIEVYIHRLQSIRKAVMRLLSRAPDTLVVVRTANLKALTLYETLTNSDWYSLQRDMVLRAVFKGINVHLVDAWEMGLAHHLPHSLHPQPPIIKNMIDVLLSYICPVKGS; this comes from the exons ATGAAGGTCAGAACTTTTAAAAGTCTGAACATCACGTATCTTCCCAAATATGCCACCATCTTTGTGTTCCTGGCCGTGTTTGCCTTGATCTTCATGCTAACTCACAAGGGAATCCTGGAG cTGTGTGGCACATGCAGAGCACATGCAGAAAGGCTGCCTGTGCCTGCTCAG GGCCGTCCCAAGAAGTCTGGAGGTGATGTCATAGTTGCTCGGCTACACAGTTCGACTCTGGGTGCAGGTGTGGCAGGACAAGTGGTGGATCATCTCAATGGCAGCTACACTGCTGTGTTCAGTTTGCTTTGGGAAGGAAGAGCACAAGTGGAG GTGACTCTTGTCCACCCCAGTGAGGCTGTCACGGTGCTGCACAGGCTGACCAGAGAACAGCCTGACAGGATTTTCTTCCAGAGCGTCTTCCGCTCAGGCTCAGTCACTGAAACAACAACTTGTAACGTATGTCTGCGTCCcacacagcagcctgtgtgcaACTACACTGACCCCTACACAGGTGAGCCGTGGTTCTGCTACAAACCAAAGAGGCTGAGCTGTGATGCCAGGGTTTACCACGCCAAGGGAGATTTCAAACAAAACCTTCAGGCCGGGGAGGAGAAGCTCTTTCAGAG TGGTGTCAACATGAAAGTCTTCATTCCAGCTTCAGGAGGTGACAGTGTCACCGTGATGCCAAAACAGAAAG GTCAGACAGCGGTGAAGAGCAGCACAGCGAAGTCTGAACCCTCCGGCTATTACTATCAGGGTGCCTGGCAGTCACATGGAAGGTCCACAGTTCACCAGTTCAACACTTCCTCAGCCATCACTCAGTGCCTGAACGGCAAGAAGGTCCTCCTGTATGGTGACTCCACCATTCGGCAGTGGTTTGAACACCTTAACAAAGAGCTACCAG ACCTCAAGGAGTTTAATCTGCACAACCACAAGCAAGTGGGACCCTTAATGGCCCTGGACTATGCAAACAACATCTTGGTGACTTACCGCTGTCACGGTCCTCCTCTCCGTTTTGCCAAAGTCCCCACCAGTGAGCTCCATTACATTGCCAATGAACTAGATAGTGTAATAGGAGGCAGCAACACTGTTGTCGTTCTTGGAATATGGTCGCACTTTAGCACTTTCCCCATCGAGGTCTACATCCACCGACTCCAAAGCATCCGCAAGGCGGTGATGCGACTTCTGTCCAGGGCTCCAGACACACTGGTTGTCGTCCGGACCGCTAACCTCAAAGCTCTGACACTGTATGAGACGCTGACCAACAGTGACTGGTACTCACTGCAGCGTGACATGGTGCTCAGGGCCGTGTTCAAAGGAATCAATGTCCATCTGGTGGACGCCTGGGAGATGGGCTTGGCCCACCACCTGCCGCACAGTCTCCACCCACAACCCCCCATAATTAAGAATATGATTGATGTTCTCTTGTCCTACATATGCCCTGTAAAGGGCAGCTAG
- the LOC114432599 gene encoding NXPE family member 3-like isoform X1 yields the protein MKVRTFKSLNITYLPKYATIFVFLAVFALIFMLTHKGILELCGTCRAHAERLPVPAQFQKKVNSVIPIVPLDFCTFTPLSPKDANEEKVILQSIAWPDTPPLPSPFYLNETSDPAHSTFSILPQRSRGRWHMGDKLEVFIKMYNFQGRPKKSGGDVIVARLHSSTLGAGVAGQVVDHLNGSYTAVFSLLWEGRAQVEVTLVHPSEAVTVLHRLTREQPDRIFFQSVFRSGSVTETTTCNVCLRPTQQPVCNYTDPYTGEPWFCYKPKRLSCDARVYHAKGDFKQNLQAGEEKLFQSGVNMKVFIPASGGDSVTVMPKQKGQTAVKSSTAKSEPSGYYYQGAWQSHGRSTVHQFNTSSAITQCLNGKKVLLYGDSTIRQWFEHLNKELPDLKEFNLHNHKQVGPLMALDYANNILVTYRCHGPPLRFAKVPTSELHYIANELDSVIGGSNTVVVLGIWSHFSTFPIEVYIHRLQSIRKAVMRLLSRAPDTLVVVRTANLKALTLYETLTNSDWYSLQRDMVLRAVFKGINVHLVDAWEMGLAHHLPHSLHPQPPIIKNMIDVLLSYICPVKGS from the exons ATGAAGGTCAGAACTTTTAAAAGTCTGAACATCACGTATCTTCCCAAATATGCCACCATCTTTGTGTTCCTGGCCGTGTTTGCCTTGATCTTCATGCTAACTCACAAGGGAATCCTGGAG cTGTGTGGCACATGCAGAGCACATGCAGAAAGGCTGCCTGTGCCTGCTCAG TTTCAGAAAAAAGTGAATTCTGTCATCCCGATTGTACCTCTGGATTTCTGCACTTTCACACCTCTGTCCCCTAAGGACGCCAATGAGGAAAAGGTCATTCTACAGTCCATAGCCTGGCCTGATACTCCTCCTTTGCCTTCTCCTTTCTACCTGAATGAAACCAGCGATCCAGCCCACAGCACCTTCAGCATTCTCCCTCAGAGGAGCAGGGGCCGCTGGCACATGGGGGATAAACTGGAGGTTTTCATCAAAATGTACAATTTCCAGGGCCGTCCCAAGAAGTCTGGAGGTGATGTCATAGTTGCTCGGCTACACAGTTCGACTCTGGGTGCAGGTGTGGCAGGACAAGTGGTGGATCATCTCAATGGCAGCTACACTGCTGTGTTCAGTTTGCTTTGGGAAGGAAGAGCACAAGTGGAG GTGACTCTTGTCCACCCCAGTGAGGCTGTCACGGTGCTGCACAGGCTGACCAGAGAACAGCCTGACAGGATTTTCTTCCAGAGCGTCTTCCGCTCAGGCTCAGTCACTGAAACAACAACTTGTAACGTATGTCTGCGTCCcacacagcagcctgtgtgcaACTACACTGACCCCTACACAGGTGAGCCGTGGTTCTGCTACAAACCAAAGAGGCTGAGCTGTGATGCCAGGGTTTACCACGCCAAGGGAGATTTCAAACAAAACCTTCAGGCCGGGGAGGAGAAGCTCTTTCAGAG TGGTGTCAACATGAAAGTCTTCATTCCAGCTTCAGGAGGTGACAGTGTCACCGTGATGCCAAAACAGAAAG GTCAGACAGCGGTGAAGAGCAGCACAGCGAAGTCTGAACCCTCCGGCTATTACTATCAGGGTGCCTGGCAGTCACATGGAAGGTCCACAGTTCACCAGTTCAACACTTCCTCAGCCATCACTCAGTGCCTGAACGGCAAGAAGGTCCTCCTGTATGGTGACTCCACCATTCGGCAGTGGTTTGAACACCTTAACAAAGAGCTACCAG ACCTCAAGGAGTTTAATCTGCACAACCACAAGCAAGTGGGACCCTTAATGGCCCTGGACTATGCAAACAACATCTTGGTGACTTACCGCTGTCACGGTCCTCCTCTCCGTTTTGCCAAAGTCCCCACCAGTGAGCTCCATTACATTGCCAATGAACTAGATAGTGTAATAGGAGGCAGCAACACTGTTGTCGTTCTTGGAATATGGTCGCACTTTAGCACTTTCCCCATCGAGGTCTACATCCACCGACTCCAAAGCATCCGCAAGGCGGTGATGCGACTTCTGTCCAGGGCTCCAGACACACTGGTTGTCGTCCGGACCGCTAACCTCAAAGCTCTGACACTGTATGAGACGCTGACCAACAGTGACTGGTACTCACTGCAGCGTGACATGGTGCTCAGGGCCGTGTTCAAAGGAATCAATGTCCATCTGGTGGACGCCTGGGAGATGGGCTTGGCCCACCACCTGCCGCACAGTCTCCACCCACAACCCCCCATAATTAAGAATATGATTGATGTTCTCTTGTCCTACATATGCCCTGTAAAGGGCAGCTAG
- the LOC114432600 gene encoding angiopoietin-related protein 5-like isoform X1: MQVRMLTAAGYGFISALLLSCSIHAKKLQKAGSPQGTDCTQIWKLTPQASSGVYVIQPAGVKTHFKVYCEMRLDGGWTVFQKRSGGNVSFNRKWEAYKNGFGNQTRDHWLGLKKVFLLTKNKSMKWTMRVDLWDHEGGTAYAEYKNFRLKNEKAAFKLHVGKYTGNAGDAIRGAYPGINQDGYSFSTVDRDNDGCSPCIFGDIAETECALSQGGGWWYSKCGSASLNGEWHPTGEHIGWSSGLHWLTWKPPAPYSAKASQMMIKSV; this comes from the exons ATGCAG GTAAGGatgctgactgctgctgggtACGGGTTCATCTCTGCACTGCTATTGAGCTGCAGCATACATGCTAAG aagctgcagaaagcagGTTCTCCTCAAG GAACAGACTGCACACAGATCTGGAAGCTCACACCACAAGCATCTAGTGGAGTTTATGTAATCCAGCCAGCCGGAGTCAAGACTCACTTTAAG GTGTACTGTGAGATGCGTCTGGATGGAGGTTGGACGGTGTTTCAGAAACGCAGTGGAGGAAATGTTTCCTTCAACAGAAAGTGGGAAGCTTATAAAAACGGATTTGGAAACCAGACAC GTGACCACTGGCTAGGACTGAAGAAAGTTTTCCTTCTGACCAAGAACAAGTCGATGAAGTGGACCATGAGGGTGGACCTGTGGGATCATGAAGGAGGAACAGCTTATGCAGAGTACAAGAACTTCAGGCTGAAAAATGAGAAAGCAGCTTTCAAACTGCATGTGGGGAAATACACAGGAAATGCAG GTGATGCCATCCGTGGTGCTTATCCTGGCATTAACCAGGATGGCTACAGCTTCAGCACCGTCGACCGCGACAACGACGGTTGCTCCCCCTGCATATTTGGTGACATTGCCGAGACGGAGTGCGCCCTTTCACAGGGTGGTGGGTGGTGGTACAGCAAGTGTGGCTCTGCCAGTCTGAACGGCGAGTGGCATCCCACTGGTGAACACATCGGCTGGTCTTCAGGCCTCCACTGGCTCACCTGGAAACCTCCTGCACCGTACTCAGCCAAGGCCTCCCAGATGATGATCAAGTCTGTGTGA
- the LOC114432600 gene encoding angiopoietin-related protein 5-like isoform X2 codes for MQVRMLTAAGYGFISALLLSCSIHAKLQKAGSPQGTDCTQIWKLTPQASSGVYVIQPAGVKTHFKVYCEMRLDGGWTVFQKRSGGNVSFNRKWEAYKNGFGNQTRDHWLGLKKVFLLTKNKSMKWTMRVDLWDHEGGTAYAEYKNFRLKNEKAAFKLHVGKYTGNAGDAIRGAYPGINQDGYSFSTVDRDNDGCSPCIFGDIAETECALSQGGGWWYSKCGSASLNGEWHPTGEHIGWSSGLHWLTWKPPAPYSAKASQMMIKSV; via the exons ATGCAG GTAAGGatgctgactgctgctgggtACGGGTTCATCTCTGCACTGCTATTGAGCTGCAGCATACATGCTAAG ctgcagaaagcagGTTCTCCTCAAG GAACAGACTGCACACAGATCTGGAAGCTCACACCACAAGCATCTAGTGGAGTTTATGTAATCCAGCCAGCCGGAGTCAAGACTCACTTTAAG GTGTACTGTGAGATGCGTCTGGATGGAGGTTGGACGGTGTTTCAGAAACGCAGTGGAGGAAATGTTTCCTTCAACAGAAAGTGGGAAGCTTATAAAAACGGATTTGGAAACCAGACAC GTGACCACTGGCTAGGACTGAAGAAAGTTTTCCTTCTGACCAAGAACAAGTCGATGAAGTGGACCATGAGGGTGGACCTGTGGGATCATGAAGGAGGAACAGCTTATGCAGAGTACAAGAACTTCAGGCTGAAAAATGAGAAAGCAGCTTTCAAACTGCATGTGGGGAAATACACAGGAAATGCAG GTGATGCCATCCGTGGTGCTTATCCTGGCATTAACCAGGATGGCTACAGCTTCAGCACCGTCGACCGCGACAACGACGGTTGCTCCCCCTGCATATTTGGTGACATTGCCGAGACGGAGTGCGCCCTTTCACAGGGTGGTGGGTGGTGGTACAGCAAGTGTGGCTCTGCCAGTCTGAACGGCGAGTGGCATCCCACTGGTGAACACATCGGCTGGTCTTCAGGCCTCCACTGGCTCACCTGGAAACCTCCTGCACCGTACTCAGCCAAGGCCTCCCAGATGATGATCAAGTCTGTGTGA
- the selenoo2 gene encoding selenoprotein O2, which yields MERSQPSVLERLNFNNTALKTLPVDDSEHPGCRTVQAACFSRIRTLQPLVRPTFIAVSQSALSLLGLTEQDVLSDPLGPEYLSGSRLIPGSEPAAHCYSGHQFGLFAGQLGDGAVMYLGEVESGIHGRWEIQVKGAGVTPYSRDGDGRKVLRSSIREFLCSEAMAALGIPSTRAASLITSDLYVSRDPLNSGHRIQEHCSAVLRLAPSFIRFGSFEVFLGRDVFSGLQGPSAGRHDIRAQLLDYLIETFYPNVQQAHSSRRDKNMAFFREVVTQTAQLVAQWQCVGFCHGVLNTDNMSILGLTLDYGPFGFMDRYDPDFVSNASDKRRRYSYQAQPSVCHWNLARLAEALGSELNAAEAGALLDEFMPTYEAFYLCAMRKKLGLVRKELAEDSQLISDLLRVMYNTGADFTNTFRLLSCVPWPDEGDSKGTAVGPVVDLILQQCACIDELKVTSRPTMEDRELAMILSMAQTNQAMFRIVADRPDVAGQLELMGRLKELLETDQDELKEKQRDDWIRWISQYRRRLARECDDTHELPHIKKERLRVMNSSNPRVVLRNYIAQNAIEAAEKGDFSEINRVLKVLENPYSDPDPLYEPEACVEKEHKGPTVSYDRKPPAWAQTICIT from the exons ATGGAGCGCTCTCAGCCCTCGGTTCTGGAGCGCCTAAATTTCAACAACACCGCGCTAAAAACGCTGCCTGTGGATGACTCAGAGCATCCCGGATGTCGGACGGTCCAAGCGGCATGTTTCTCGAGAATAAGGACTCTTCAGCCCCTGGTCCGTCCCACTTTCATCGCCGTGTCCCAGTCTGCGCTGTCTCTGCTCGGACTGACTGAGCAGGACGTGTTGAGCGACCCTCTGGGTCCGGAGTATTTGAGCGGCTCCAGACTGATTCCGGGCTCAGAGCCGGCTGCGCACTGCTACAGTGGGCACCAGTTCGGACTGTTCGCGGGCCAGCTGGGGGATGGAGCGGTGATGTACCTGGGGGAGGTGGAGTCTGGAATCCATGGGAGATGGGAGATCCAGGTGAAAGGTGCAGGAGTCACACCTTACTCCAG AGATGGTGATGGCAGGAAGGTGCTCCGTTCCAGCATCAGAGAGTTCCTGTGCAGTGAGGCCATGGCTGCTCTGGGCATACCCAGCACCCGTGCAGCCTCCCTCATAACCTCGGACCTCTACGTCAGCAGAGATCCACTCAACAGCGGCCATCGCATTCAGGAGCACTGCTCAGCTGTCCTGCGTCTTGCCCCTTCCTTCATCAG gTTTGGCTCCTTTGAGGTCTTTCTGGGCAGAGATGTCTTTTCAGGCCTACAGGGCCCCAGTGCAGGGCGCCATGATATCCGTGCTCAGTTACTGGATTATCTCATTGAGACCTTCTATCCTAATGTCCAGCAGGCTCACAGCAGCCGAAGAGACAAGAATATGGCTTTTTTCAGAGAG GTGGTGACACAAACTGCTCAGCTTGTGGCCCAGTGGCAGTGTGTTGGTTTTTGTCATGGTGTGctcaacacagacaacatgagcATCCTGGGCCTGACTTTGGATTATGGTCCCTTTGGTTTCATGGACAG ATATGATCCAGATTTTGTATCAAACGCCTCAGACAAAAGGAGGCGCTATTCATACCAAGCCCAGCCTTCTGTGTGCCACTGGAACCTGGCTCGTCTGGCCGAGGCCCTGGGCTCTGAGCTCAATGCAGCTGAGGCAGGAGCCCTCCTGGATGAATTTATGCCCACATATGAAGCCTTCTATCTGTGTGCCATGAGGAAGAAGCTGGGCCTTGTGAGAAAAGAACTGGCGGAGGACAGCCAGCTCATATCAGACCTGCTGCGTGTCATGTACAACACTG GGGCAGACTTCACCAACACCTTCCGCCTGCTCAGCTGTGTCCCGTGGCCTGACGAGGGTGACAGCAAGGGTACGGCGGTGGGTCCAGTGGTCGACCTTATCCTACAGCAGTGTGCCTGTATTGACGAGCTAAAGGTGACTAGTAGACCAACAATGGAGGATCG TGAACTGGCGATGATTCTGTCCATGGCACAGACCAACCAAGCTATGTTCAGGATAGTAGCTGACAGGCCAGATGTGGCCGGTCAGCTGGAATTAATGGGCCGGCTAAAGGAGCTCCTCGAGACGGATCAAGATGAGCTTAAGGAAAAGCAGCGTGATGACTGGATTCGCTGGATTAGTCAGTACAG GAGGCGTTTAGCACGGGAGTGTGATGATACACATGAACTGCCCCACATTAAAAAGGAGAGGCTCAGAGTGATGAACAGCAGCAACCCTCGGGTGGTCCTACGCAACTACATTGCCCAGAATGCAATTGAAGCTGCAGAAAAAGGTGACTTCTCTGAG ATCAACAGGGTTCTTAAAGTTCTGGAGAATCCATATTCTGATCCTGACCCCTTGTATGAACCAGAGGCATGTGTAGAAAAGGAGCACAAGGGGCCGACTGTCTCCTATGACAGAAAACCTCCTGCCTGGGCACAAACTATTTGCATCACCTGA
- the LOC114426632 gene encoding zinc finger protein 814-like, translating into MDSGVLAATSKGDSLPLAALRLLVPPFQLMTASMWQVLKRQDVMNYWDVAEFVSLVVDMVPELLMYKHRTQLNLGLRARYVLELCQSEQVVKPEFILPYLDKIKSPHPTLVDVKEEGVTLHFLELIQTLLEDPEERKDFFSEVFPAEYGPQYDSDLQMLFWEFLCRVAQLLPVPDLEQTVSWLGTESSVLEDCVRSVSDPTDLRNLLQHHKNLGHLEQHVPPSSMGDSIFSSLSAVFPSKVSKPVEQPNQTDPLEVLSEDTDTLSFVDDVAVEIITVTDYAEVELGTSTDMEVVIEENCCEGIDTKTVAEDTQVVLHEASSSKKEEATQGNRKSVLTNHPKIAKDKLMSLQQNVSLGPHDCPDCEKKFKFASSLIAHRVIHTGERPHRCSDCGRCFSFRQSLDRHRHTHKTGCKYDCVICGETFHSLSARTQHKQTHMEDGVYVCSKCNKKFNSELALARHLKTHISDNNADKPTESCKDGQEAVVTVEDRISGGEDESSCQVPADDQHPESAEGQSCEHLVSEPEPTCPGSDHDLSTLGKVRKSGRKRRPTMKIQVINLQKRMTTKKRKEITRETPPPLRPLHFTCAEHSYGSPMVSLKNGEESSTADGSSAAFSCPKCSFNHSEEEPVQQHIDMVHSVETAEDKSSVQPLTDEEGHFSCTDCEKTFRFQSLLNAHQRIHTGEQPFLCSQCGRRFSFKQSLERHKQTHKSGRSYKCLICREVFKSLEAQREHRSTHMENGEYLCSVCGRVFTWKSALVRHLKTHGVEADKVEHSYKCPRCDVGFSCASYLNRHLQTHQEERIHTCNCGKSFTYRAALTAHQRIHQKERPHTCTQCGKGFLYRGGLLSHMKIHSEEKPFMCSFCGKSFKRERNMKKHERCHTRENVFSCSQCDKSFVYKATLIRHELTHSGERPYLCSDCGKGFFSHAELLKHERFHTGHKPFQCHHCGKKFTQSCYLTIHLRYHTGARPYSCSECDKSFLSANRLKRHQRTHSGEKPYLCGECGKGFRQSYNLKMHQRTHIMKLT; encoded by the exons ATGGACTCTGGTGTTTTAGCGGCTACTTCCAAAG GTGACTCTTTACCCCTTGCGGCTCTGCGCCTCCTTGTCCCCCCTTTCCAGCTCATGACAGCCTCTATGTGGCAGGTGCTGAAGAGACAAGATGTCATGAACTACTGGGATGTGGCAGAGTTTGTCTCCTTGGTGGTGGACATGGTCCCAGAGCTGCTAATGTACAAACACAGGACTCAACTTAACCTGGGATTAAGAGCCAGG TATGTTCTTGAGTTGTGCCAAAGTGAACAGGTTGTAAAACCTGAGTTCATCTTGCCTTACCTGGACAAGATTAAATCACCTCACCCCACCCTTGTAGAT GTGAAAGAGGAGGGAGTAACACTTCACTTTCTTGAGTTGATTCAGACTCTGCTCGAGGATCCTGAAGAGAGAAAAGACTTTTTTTCG GAGGTCTTCCCTGCAGAGTACGGACCTCAATATGACAGTGATTTACAGATGTTGTTTTGGGAGTTCCTGTGTCGTGTGGCCCAGCTCTTACCAGTTCCTGACCTGGAACAG ACTGTGTCCTGGCTCGGGACTGAGTCTTCTGTATTGGAGGATTGTGTTCGTTCAGTGTCTGACCCTACAGACCTGAGAAATCTGCTCCAGCACCACAAAAACCTTGGGCATTTAGAGCAGCATG TTCCACCTTCCAGTATGGGTGACAGCATCTTTTCCTCGCTCTCTGCAGTCTTTCCAAGCaaagtgtcaaaacctgtagAACAGCCCAACCAAACAGACCCACTAGAAGTACTGAGTGAAGACACAGACACTCTGTCATTTGTGGATGATGTAGCAGTTGAAATAATTACAGTGACTGATTATGCAGAGGTTGAATTAGGTACAAGCACTGATATGGAGGTGGTGATTGAAGAAAACTGTTGTGAAGGAATAGACACAAAGACAGTGGCTGAAGATACCCAGGTAGTTCTCCACGAAGCCTCTTCATCTAAGAAAGAAGAGGCAACACAAGGAAACAGAAAAAGTGTTTTGACAAACCATCCAAAAATCGCCAAAGACAAGTTAATGTCCTTACAACAGAATGTCTCTCTGGGACCACACGACTGTCCAGACTGTGAGAAGAAGTTCAAGTTTGCTTCTTCACTAATTGCCCATAGGGTCATCCACACTGGAGAACGACCCCACCGGTGTAGTGACTGTGGCCGTTGCTTCTCCTTCAGGCAATCCCTtgacaggcacagacacacccacaaaACAGGATGCAAGTACGACTGTGTCATTTGCGGGGAGACTTTCCACTCCTTGTCAGCCCGCACACagcacaagcaaacacacatggAAGATGGTGTTTATGTATGCAGTAAATGCAACAAGAAATTCAACTCGGAGCTGGCACTGGCAAGGCACCTGAAAACTCACATAAGTGACAACAATGCAGACAAACCTACAGAGAGCTGTAAGGATGGACAAGAGGCTGTAGTAACTGTAGAGGACAGGATTAGTGGGGGTGAAGATGAATCAAGCTGCCAGGTGCCGGCAGATGATCAGCACCCAGAGAGTGCAGAGGGTCAAAGCTGTGAGCATCTTGTCTCTGAACCTGAACCTACATGTCCTGGCAGTGACCATGATCTCAGCACCCTGGGAAAGGTACGCAAAAGTGGGCGCAAACGCAGACCAACCATGAAGATCCAGGTGATAAATTTACAGAAGCGCATGACTActaagaaaaggaaggagatCACCAGGGAAACTCCTCCACCACTGAGGCCTTTGCATTTCACTTG TGCAGAACACTCTTATGGATCACCCATGGTCTCCTTAAAGAATGGTGAAGAAA GTTCTACTGCAGATGGTTCATCAGCTGCTTTCTCTTGTCCTAAGTGCTCCTTCAACCACTCAGAAGAAGAGCCGGTGCAACAGCACATTGACATGGTCCACTCTGTTGAAACTGCAGAAGATAAGTCATCCGTTCAGCCCCTCACAGATGAAGAGGGACATTTCAGTTGTACAGACTGTGAGAAGACCTTCAGATTCCAGTCTTTACTAAACGCCCACCAGCGCATCCACACCGGTGAACAGCCCTTCTTGTGTTCCCAGTGCGGACGGCGTTTTTCCTTCAAACAGTCACTGGAGAggcacaagcagacacacaagtCCGGGCGCAGCTACAAATGTCTGATCTGCAGGGAGGTCTTTAAGTCCCTTGAAGCTCAGAGGGAGCACAGGAGCACTCACATGGAGAATGGTGAGTACCTGTGTTCAGTATGTGGACGGGTATTCACGTGGAAGTCAGCACTGGTGAGGCACCTGAAGACCCATGGTGTAGAGGCTGACAAAGTGGAGCATTCTTACAAATGCCCTCGCTGTGACGTGGGCTTTAGCTGTGCCAGCTACCTCAACAGGCACCTCCAGACTCACCAAGAAGAAAGAATACACACCTGCAACTGCGGAAAGAGCTTCACCTACCGGGCAGCTCTCACTGCACACCAGCGCATTCATCAAAAAGAGcggccacacacatgcacacagtgtggCAAGGGGTTCCTTTACAGGGGTGGGTTGCTGAGCCACATGAAGATCCATTCTGAGGAAAAACCATTCATGTGTTCTTTCTGTGGGAAGAGCTTCAAGAGGGAACGCAACATGAAGAAACACGAGCGCTGCCATACCAGGGAAAATGTCTTCAGCTGCTCACAGTGCGACAAGAGCTTTGTCTATAAGGCGACGCTGATCAGACACGAGCTGACTCATTCAGGTGAAAGGCCATACCTGTGCTCCGACTGCGGAAAGGGCTTCTTCTCTCACGCTGAACTTTTAAAGCATGAACGTTTCCACACTGGCCACAAACCCTTCCAGTGCCACCACTGTGGCAAGAAGTTCACTCAGTCTTGCTACTTGACCATCCACCTGCGCTACCACACAGGAGCCCGGCCGTACTCATGCAGTGAGTGCGACAAGAGCTTTCTCAGTGCCAACCGCCTGAAAAGACACCAGAGAACTCACTCAGGGGAAAAGCCGTACCTCTGTGGAGAGTGTGGGAAAGGATTCAGGCAGTCTTACAATCTCAAAATGCATCAACGGACACACATCATGAAGTTAACATAG
- the apex1 gene encoding DNA repair nuclease APEX1 codes for MKRGKKEEAAAEGENEDTGSASAKKTKKTKEPEAPVMYDDPPDKLTSKDGRSANMKITSWNVDGLRAWVKKNGLDWVREEAPDILCLQETKCADKDLPAAITSMPEYPHKYWAASDDKGGYSGVAMLCKNEPVKVTYGIGKEEHDKEGRVITAEFPNFYLVTAYVPNAGRGLVRLDYRKTWDEDFRTYLSELDMQKPVVLCGDLNVAHQEIDLKNPKGNKKNAGFTPEEREGFSQLLAAGFIDSFRELYPEQTSAYSFWTYMMNARSKNVGWRLDYFVLSSSLVPGLCDSKIRNKAMGSDHCPITLHIVV; via the exons ATgaagagaggaaagaaggaagaggCGGCTGCAGAGGGGGAAAATGAGGACACCGGCTCTG CTTCTGcgaaaaagacaaagaagaccAAGGAACCAGAGGCCCCAGTGATGTACGATGATCCTCCTGACAAACTGACCAGCAAAGATGGCCGTAGTGCCAACATGAAAATCACCTCCTGGAACGTGGATGGGTTAAGGGCCTGGGTGAAAAAGAATGGCTTAGAT TGGGTCCGTGAGGAGGCTCCAGATATTTTGTGCCTGCAGGAGACGAAGTGTGCAGACAAAGATCTCCCTGCTGCTATCACTTCAATGCCTGAGTATCCTCACAAATACTGGGCTGCATCAGATGATAAGGGGGGTTACAGTGGTGTGGCTATGCTCTGCAAGAATGAACCTGTCAAAGTCACCTATGGAATTG GTAAAGAGGAGCATGACAAAGAGGGCCGCGTCATCACTGCTGAGTTCCCCAACTTCTACTTGGTGACTGCCTATGTGCCAAATGCTGGCAGAGGCCTTGTGCGCCTAGACTACCGCAAAACCTGGGATGAGGACTTCCGCACATACCTGAGTGAGCTGGACATGCAGAAGCCTGTGGTGCTGTGTGGTGACCTGAACGTCGCACACCAGGAGATCGACCTGAAGAACCCCAAAGGGAACAAGAAAAATGCAGGCTTCACCCCAGAGGAGCGTGAGGGCTTCAGCCAGCTGCTGGCGGCCGGCTTCATCGACAGCTTCCGTGAGCTCTACCCCGAGCAGACCAGCGCCTACTCCTTCTGGACCTATATGATGAATGCTCGCTCAAAGAACGTGGGTTGGAGGCTCGACTACTTTGTGCTGTCGTCCTCTCTGGTGCCGGGCCTGTGCGACAGCAAGATCCGCAACAAGGCAATGGGGAGCGACCACTGCCCCATCACTCTGCATATAGTTGTGTAG